The Primulina huaijiensis isolate GDHJ02 chromosome 9, ASM1229523v2, whole genome shotgun sequence genomic interval accaaacatattattatttattcatactATTTCACATGCAACTTAAATGTTTCAATAATcacaatattatttattcacGCAATCCCATCAATCCAACTAAACGGACCTAAGAGAATTGGTATTTATCCCTATTAgaatacttttaaatatgaAAGAGCTAGTGACAATCACACAAATTATAACAGATTTTAGCCTGGATATCTGAATGGAATGGCCAGTTTATCACGTTATTGTGGGTTTCATAGGTAAAATTTACAGAAGAAAACTACTTTATTAGATAACGACATACATATACCTGGAGCTACACACGCTGATGAATTATTCTTAAATGGACAATGTTGACTAATTTGATTTGCACTGTTACAGCTTCTTTCGGATAGGAGCAGTGATTCTGGCCCTGCATGATGCCAGTGATGTATTCCTTGAAGCTGCTAAAGTTTTTAAATATTCCGAGAACGAACTTGGAGCTAGCATATGCTTTGGTTTTTTTGCCTTGTCATGGCTTGTACTGAGGCTCATCATCTTTCCATTTTGGGTCATAAGATCATCAAGGTTGATAATTAGATTCTTACTGCAATTTTTTCTAAACGAGAAGTTGGTCTCTTCTAGTGAAGGAATTCTATTTTGATGACATAGGTCTTCCTGAATCTTAGGATGGAGttgatatttataattttcaggGAAATTATATGTGATATTTGAGTTTTTCTAATTTGGATAGAGCGACTGTTCCAGTTTGCCTTCTTGATAAGTACGTCTTATCAATTTTTGTTGCCATTCATCAGCTACTATTCATGCGAATTCTTGAGACTATCGGAGCCTTACATGATGATGATATACTATGCCTTCAATACAATGTTATTGACCCTGCTTGCTCTTCACATTTACTGGTGGATCCTCATTTGGTCAATGATCACTCGACAGctgaaaaataaaggaaaagtCGGGGAAGATATACGATCAGGTAAGCATCACGGGAAGTTGATTCaaacatatatttaataattcacTCGCCTGCTAATCACATGTGAGTTTTCCTTTCGTCTCAATGCTTGTGAATTTTCAAATCCTGTTATTTgaataaacaaaaattttacCCCAGAAACTTGTTAAAATGTAAGTTCCCGTTTACAGATGATGATTTGTCACTCAGTTGGGCTGACCCTTCAAGTATCTTTAGAGTCTAATGACTAAGGTCTTGAGTTTCAGTCACACTCGATGCGTTTTGACTGTTAGAAATTGTTCATATATCTTGATTCTTCCTTTCGTATACCTACCCGATTCTAAGTGTGTAGCCGTGAGTTCTTGTTTGTTCTTTAGATATAGATTATTCATTAAGATCTACTAATACTGGTATATGCTTGCACAGATTCAGAAGATGAAGACTAGTTGGAAATCACACTCCTAAGACAAATGTGTCTGCTTGGTAAAATTTACTGCATATCTTGCAGTTTAGTTCTTATGATTTACTGGTTAAATTAAATCAGTAAATTATCCCCATCATATTTATTCGGATATTCGATTACTTGTGTCATTACATAGGTAGCACTTCCTAGTGTTTCAGTTTTCACTTATACGATGTTATGTAGTCCAATGTTTGTCAAATTTTGGGGTTACCTTGATTTTTAGATTGATGGAATGTCCATTCCTTGAACATTTAATTGCTATTGGCGGGATTTTTTTTGAGTCCGGGGAGAGAATTTGTTACAAGTGGGATTCAAACTCAATGTCTCGTATCAAATTTGAGACGTTAGTGTTAGATCGGATGACCAGTTATTTTGAACGATTCATTCATCGCATATGCTACATTGCGAGGCAAATTTCCACTCGATATATTTCTTACATAGTGAGAATTTACACGGCATAGGTATCTGAAATATAAAAAGGCATAAATCAGTTACTAAGAAAATGAATACTTGTTAAAATTTGTATGGATCAAAGcgttagaaattttttttcttcctatTTTGGTTTATGTTTTTCATactatatttttagtatataaatttttagttactaaggattattaaatttatcaatatcctttaatattgaaaaatacatgaaaataaaatgacaaaaatatgCATTGAACTTTATATAATATGTTTTGAAAGAATTTAGTTTTAACATAATAATAAGGATGATTAGTATCAGAAATAAGTGTTGTCTTGGATGTTATAACATCTCATAGCAACATCTAGCGGAATAATAGaacacacaaataaataacttaattaaaaataactcatagataattatgcacaagtGAACACACTGTGTAATGTCTTagggaaaaaaattcaatcaaCACTTTATACAGATGTTGTCTTAAAGTGTTTTCAACACGTCACGACAACACAGTGAAATAACGATGTTTCATTTTTACGAGTTTTTTAGAAAATTCTCTCGAGCTTTATCTATGTTCTCGTATCTTGCTCGTGTATTGTGCAACAACTATTCTTCAATAAATAGAGACTTGCTTTGGTCTTGATAGAATTCCTTGAATAGATTCTTATAAGATaaggaaaataattttcatTAGGAAACAaacttttttaaatattagataTCAAATCTAGAGTTTAAGAAACTCAATATTTTAGAAATACAAAACTCTTaatatacattatttttttaaaggaaaaaataatttctagaaATATTATATTACGATGCAAGTCATGTTTCCTTTCAATCTCCGTTTTTTTGTCTTTATGGACAAAATAAGCACAAAAAGTCCACGGAAGTTGATTCAACTCCAAGCAACTCCATCTAACCCCCTGAATTTGAAAACATATATCCTCCATGAATTTGATCATATTAGCTTGAGTGTTGTTAGCAGCGTGGACAACATGAGAGCAAACACATTGATCAGTTAGTACTAAATCATAGCATAAGCATTAAAAAACCACACCTAATGAATTAACAAGACTTAAGAAACACGAAAAAAGCTTAAAACTAAACAAACTCAgagcaaataaaataaaatcattggTCACTATCAGTGTTATGAGTTTGTTCAGCTTCATCTTTAGTGTTATCGCTTTCTCTTGTTCCTGATGGTCCTATTTTCGAAGTTTGTGCACCACTCCTATCTCTCCTCTTTTGTCCAGAATGGATAGCTGGATCCAAAAAATGCGATATTCTGCCACTTAGGCTTCATAATGAGCAATTAACTCTTTGGCCTGGACAATTCTTTTTTGAGGGCAAAATCAATCTGGACCTGGAGATGCGTTGGAGTGATCAATATGAAGTCAGAAGATGAGGCCATGGCACCAACATTTGGGGCAACACGTGACTCTGACCATGGAAGATCTATCTTCCGATTACCTTTGAACAAGGCAAGGGCAATCTTCGACAGATCACTTACATCAGATAACTTTTCATCAATGTCTCTTATGAATATTTGAGATTCAAAGATCCCATAAATCAGTGAGAGAAAAAGAAGTTTGGACGATTTGAAACCTCTCTTAGCAACTTGGAGAACTGTTTTGAAGACATTTTGCCAAATTGAAAGAACCTTGAGTACCATTGGAAAACAGAACCAAGGCCCGTGGCCTTGTCATAATTGTAGAATTAGTTGAAGGATTCCAATTGcgtatatcaattttgtgaagaaTTTAGTAAAAAAACATCAAGTTGGCTGCAGAAAGATGGATTGGATGCACTGAAAACCGAGTGATCTAGCCTCTGGTTAATACTAAAGTAACCTCATGAATGTACGGTTGAAGACCTTATTCTACATCGGCAGGAGTATGGTAGAAGTTGTTAATAATTGCGGGGCTGAAATTATACACTTCATCacgaacaaaatatttttttttttttttttaacttgctTGACCTCTCATCACCTAGATTGGGTGAGATATTAATGTAGAACTCAAGAACAGCCTTGCGGTAATACGGGGTCATGacagaaacaaaagaaaatatctCGTGAAGTTTGAGAAAAACCATCATATTCTACCTAGAAAAATCATGGATATccacattcttttcatcaatgaACTTTCAGTTGGTATATACAGACCATAAGCCAGAGATTTTTCAGTGTAGAACATCTCAGAGAAGGCTATGCTCAAGTCATAGTCTTCATCATCAATGTTTCCAGGGTGTCATCAACATCACCCTCAACATCTTCACTAGCACCAGCAGCAAGATCATCATCCTCACTGAAATCACGAGAGTCAGAGTTGGCGGTGGATGGTGAATTGTCAGAAGGCTCAGCCTTGTTTTCTGTGAATTCCTGATGCATTTATGCATCTGGTTCATCTTCAGATTCATCATGAGCAGATAAATAGGCAATGCCCTTGTCTTTCTTTAGGTTTACCAGAAATTGGGAAAGAGAGATATCTTCCTCATTAGTAGTTGCGGGTATGGAACTAATAAAGTCATCTAGCGCGAGCTGAGTTGTATATCGTGTTCCATCAATTGCACATATCTTGATATTGAAGTGCTCCAGAAGTGATCATAATACTTTGTTGatcaatatttcattttaaattgGATCACCAAGGCTGAATGTTTCATTGACTATCTATCTCAAGTGACGATCATACTCCGTGATGGTCTCAGTTTCTTCAATCctcaaactttcaaatttagagGTTAACATTTTTAACTTCGTTCTTCGTATATTTTCAAATCTTTCACaatgtttttgaaggattttTCATGCATCTTTAGCAGAAATGCAGTTGGTAATCAGACTAATCATGTTTATATCAACTGATGTGAATATGacttttaatttgaaatttggacTTCATCAGTTGTCCATTCACTTTCTGATTTGATCAAGCTGTCATCAACTTCATCAACTCTTTTGGTGGAGTCCAACTGTAGACAACTCGTTGCCATGCTCTTTCATATATGTACTTGATATAGAATCTTATTTTGACTTTCGAAATAGAGTAGTTGGATCCATCCAAGACATGTGGTCGTAGTGCAGCATTAGCAAATGACAAGTCCACTGAATTTTTACCTgttaaacaaaaataaccaaaatctcATTTAGTATAGTCAATATTTGGCTCTGACACCAAgtgaaataattttgtttaacataATAATAAGAATTGTGTGTATCATATATAAATGCTGTCTCGAATGTTGTAACACCTCGTGACAATATGCAACGAAATAatataacacaaaaaataaataacttaattaaaaatatcacaaaaataaCTATGCACTAGTGAACATACTTATGTGATACCCCGGGACAAAATAATCATCAGAAAAAAAATCGAGTTTACAAAATCAGTAATAACAAAAAAACGATATTTTTCTTAACAAGTCAATGAATTAAATTGCAtcctaaaatattaattaaaacaaaaaacaaaacacaaGAATGATAGATAATACATGTGGTCGAGATTTGGAGTAACAAAACAATTCTTCAATCGACACTTTGTACGAGTGTTGATTTCAATTGTCTCCAACACGTCATGATTACACAGTGAAACAACGATGCTTTGTCTTTGCGAGTTCTTATGAAAATTCTCCCGAGCATTATCTTTGTTCTCTCATATCTCGTTCGTATATTGTGTAATAAGTATTCTTCAAGATATAGAGAGTTgttttgatattgatattattcCTTGAATAAATCTCTATAAGATAAGGAAAACNATTTGTGAGATCATCTTATGTATCTATATTTATCATATGAGTTtcttgtgagatcgtctcacgatCTATGATAATTAAATGAGACGATTCGACCTATATCTATCAtggaaaataatatatttgatataaaaagtaataatttttcattagtTGAGTCGGTTGGAGatctatatcacaaaattgactagtGAAATAATATGATAAGAGTTTTTGcgtatattttataataactatcaattattttttaaacacaACGAAAATGTAAATTGAAAATGCTGACTAACAAAAGATTAAgatgaagaaataaaataaaactataatgcaattataaaattattattttttaaaatcccgATGGGGGTGGAGGTAGACAAATAAAGCTTTACCGCCAAGCTTTGTGAATTTAAAGCTGGCGCAAGGAAGAGAGACAGAGAACTAAGAGATGGAACTTGAAAGCGAATATCTCTCGCACAGCGATTCAGCAGAGTCTGAATCTGATTACAATCTCACACCCGACGACGAAGACGAAATTGTCCGTTCATCTCCTTCACTGGATTGTGAATTGAAGTCGCAAAACGTAGCCGCCCTAGTAAGGTTCGCTGTTATGTTATATTGTTTGTTACGattaaaatcaatttgtttCAGTTAATTAACTTCGTCGTCTACATATTTGTAGTCTTCTGTGTATAATGTTTCCGGATTCATTTTTCAGTGATTTAGGATACATTAAGGTCTGATCAATATGCATAATTAATCCAGGGTTTGCATGTGTGATGTGATTCAGTATTGATTCTCGTGTTTCGTTAAACAAAATGCTTCACAAGTAACCAAGTACCTTTTTGGATGGAATGGGAGTCAGATGGCTATTTTCCGTCTTATGAGAGAGCACGAGTAAGTTGGAACTTGTATTAGTGGCTGATAAAGTGAAAAAATAGAACTGAATATGGGGAATGGTTGTGGTTTTCTTAAATCATCATGTTAATTTCTTCAATTTGAAATAATGTGGAGTGGCTCCTCATTTCGATCCAAAGTATTGTAATAGAACTTGAATGGTGGCAAACCTGACGGCCACCGGGACCATTCCTTGAGTGTTGGCCATGTTCAACAATTATCTTTTAATTGGGTATCTTGCAGATGCATGTGTATGTATGTGTTTGTGTGTCTGAGTTACTTATTCTTACAAGTGAAATTTGGTATGAAAGATTTTTGAAACATTAGCGACATGCTGGTTTGAGTGTATTAAGTTCCACTGTTATGGGTGATTTACTCCATGTCATACATTGTTATTGCACAGAGGGAACATAGAAGTGAAAAGACAGTCTCTATTTCCTAGAATATATTCAGTGAAAGATGCAGAGGCCTCTTCACGGATGCCTTTTAAGCCTCCCTCTTCCACTGGTTACTCTGACAACAAAGAACTGACACGCAAACTTTTGGCTCGTAAGAGGTTTGTCCCATGGGGATCTACAAGACCTGTCCTGATTAACATCACTAACAAATTTCATATCCCCATAACTATTGAGAAAGAAGATCTAGAGGAGAGCACATCATTGCCTCCAGGAATTGAGCCTTTGGTGTTATGGCAGCCTGATATATGCAAAGACGGAGACAGTGATTTGGTGTCTATAATGGTAGATCACATGCTCGTAAAGTATCTCCGTCCCCATCAAAGGTATAGTTGACAAATATTGTATACTTTTTGTTAAGTACCTTTAGAATGCCTAGCTAAAAATTCTCGAGTTAGTAAAGTTAACTGATATTTTTTTCGTTCAATGGTGGGATCTTGACTCTCGATCTTCAATATGTTCTCAAAAAGATCTCAGGTTCATTAAAGTTCTGTTTTGCATTTGTTCAATTGGATAGATAATACTATGATACTACTGATTTTAATGCTTGTAATTGGGTACTCTGAATGTTGTCTTTTATGTCTGTGGCTTTCCCTGTTATAATTCTTTCTGATATCATCTTAACAAATTGCATCGACAATGAATTCATCCCGGTGATTTCACTTTTTTACTTGATTGGAAGATGCATTTGATTTTCACTTGCAGAGAAGGGGTGCAGTTCATGTTTGATTGCGTCTCGGGTATTTTGAGTGATGCCAACATAAATGGGTGCATCTTAGCTGATGATATGGGGTAAAGTTCTGCAACCCCTTGTAATGCTTTTGTTTCCAGCTTTTAAGTGAAAAGTCAGTTAGCGCATACCCATGCATGTCTTCTCTATTCCAATACTGCATTGTTGCTGTGCAGGTTAGGAAAAACTTTACAGTCAATCACGCTATGTTATACTCTTCTTTGTCAAGGATTCAGTGGGAAACCGATGGCAAAGAAAGTAATAATTGTGACTCCCACCAGTCTAGTGAGTAATTGGGAAGCTGAAATCAAGAAATGGGTTGGGGAGCGAGTAAAGCTTGTTGCTCTATGTGAGAGTACTCGAGAAGATGTCATCAGTGGAATTGACGGTTTCACTAATCCTTTCAACCCTTTACAGGTAATTTTTGGTGCATTCTGAATTATTAGAAAGAAGCACCAAATCAACAGGCTTTCTAACAGGTATTGATCGTCTCTTATGAGACGTTTCGAATGCATTCTTCAAAATTCAATCAAAGTGGATCATGTGACCTGCTTATCTGTGACGAAGCTCACAGGCTGAAGAATGATCAAACACTGACCAATCGAGTAAGATccatcatttttcatttattatagTTTTAGTAGGATGGGTTCATGATAACTGTTTGAATTTGGATACTTTCACAACCTCCTGGACCAGGCATTAGCTGCTTTATCCTGCAAACGCCGCGTTCTATTGTCTGGGACTCCGATACAGGTGAGGAAAAATATCACTATttctcattattattattatttttattttataaattgtcCCTTTCCTATTATCCAAACTCAGAATGATCTTGAGGAGTTCTACGCCATGGTTAATTTCACAAATCCTGGAGTCTTGGGTGATGCTGCATATTTTCGACGATATTATGAGGTAGGTACAGAGGGTGTTTGGAATTTAGTAGTGGAAGATACCcttttatggtttttttttcttcataatATTGGGTTTTCCGTGTACCACCTGAAGATGCCAATTGTGTCCGGTAGAGAGCCCACATCTACTGAAGAAGTGAAAAGGTTTGGTTCGGAGAGATCAGCAGAGTTAAGTGCCAAAGTAAATCAGGTAAGTACATCTCGATATGATTTTTTGCCATTGAAACACAATCTTGCTTAAGTTCCATACTTTCTCTCCTTTGTTCATCATATCTCACCGTCAGAACTGAGAAATGGGTTTATACTGACATGTGATATACTAATACCATgtctttttgtttgtttgtttgttttttttaaatatataccATATGGCTTTAATTTCTCACAAATGTTCACTGCTCGGTTTTCAGTTTATACTGCGGAGGACTAATTCTCTACTATCTAACCACTTACCACCTAAGGTATTTCAGTTTTATCATCCCTTCTCGTTTAcaattgtgttgtttattaaTGGAACCACATATTGTCTTCCACCTCTTAGTGCAGTTCAACTATTGGAAGCCAAAGTCACTCGTTGCTTAACTATTTTTTTCCTCTGAAAAAATCTGAACTATTTCTGTGGTGGGTCTGCTAGATGACTAATGCTCATCAGTGTTTACAGACGTTTCTTCTCACTCGCTCTCTTCTTTTTCTCACTCTGGAAATGTTTATTGAAATATTTCCATTTACTCCACACTTTTTTTGGAAGGTGTATTACATGTCAGTGTAGGAAGGAGTTCTGTTTCGTGTATGTGATTTCTGAACTTGATTGTTGTTGAGACAAATCTAGCGGATTCATTTACTAACACATAGGTTATTCTCTTTATGTAGTACCATATTAATTGTGAGAATGCATAACTTTGACTTACCTAATTAGCTCAATTGAATCTCAGCTTCTCTTAGGATCTAATGGAGACCACTTTATGTTTTTTACTTTCACTttaggccaacattgagaaccTATTCAGTTCCCAAATTAAGTTCTGGCAATAAGTTCAATATTTCCCATAGAAAGTATTCTGGATTTGCTGAAAATCCCTTTTTGAAGTAAACATCTTCATCCTGGTGTGTTGGCACGATCATCATTCAAAGTATCTATTTTTCTCTTCAGATGGTTGAAGTCGTGTGCTGCAAGTTGACGACTCTACAAGCTGAGCTCTACAACCATTTTATACAttcaaaaaatgtaattttcattttccttCTATATGTTTGCACATGCCAGTTTGCTTAAGCTTCTGGTTCTTCCTAACAATGAGATAATTCTAACATTCCAAACTTTTAAGTATAGGTAAAACGAGCTATTTCAGAAGACACAAAACAATCAAAGATCTTAGCTTATATAACAGCTCTCAAGAAGTTATGCAATCACCCAAAGGTATACTGTTATTGGAAGATGGTCTTTTTGTGTTTTGTAACTTATTGAGCTTAATCTCTTTTTATGGACTGGAAAGGACAAATCCTTGTTGGGCATAAATTTCCTTTTTGTCACATCAAA includes:
- the LOC140984726 gene encoding protein CHROMATIN REMODELING 25-like isoform X1; its protein translation is MELESEYLSHSDSAESESDYNLTPDDEDEIVRSSPSLDCELKSQNVAALVRGNIEVKRQSLFPRIYSVKDAEASSRMPFKPPSSTGYSDNKELTRKLLARKRFVPWGSTRPVLINITNKFHIPITIEKEDLEESTSLPPGIEPLVLWQPDICKDGDSDLVSIMVDHMLVKYLRPHQREGVQFMFDCVSGILSDANINGCILADDMGLGKTLQSITLCYTLLCQGFSGKPMAKKVIIVTPTSLVSNWEAEIKKWVGERVKLVALCESTREDVISGIDGFTNPFNPLQVLIVSYETFRMHSSKFNQSGSCDLLICDEAHRLKNDQTLTNRALAALSCKRRVLLSGTPIQNDLEEFYAMVNFTNPGVLGDAAYFRRYYEMPIVSGREPTSTEEVKRFGSERSAELSAKVNQFILRRTNSLLSNHLPPKMVEVVCCKLTTLQAELYNHFIHSKNVKRAISEDTKQSKILAYITALKKLCNHPKLIYDTIKSGSSGASGFEDCLRFFPVEIFSGRTGSWAGGDGIWVELSGKMHVLARLLAQLRQRTDDRIVLVSNYTQTLDLFAQLCRERRYPFLRLDGSTSISKRQKLVNCFNDPSKDEFVFLLSSKAGGCGLNLIGGNRLVLFDPDWNPANDKQAAARVWRDGQKKRVYIYRFLSAGTIEEKVYQRQMSKEGLQKVIQQEHVDSEKGNLVSTEDLRDLFTFQESVSSEIHEKMCCYRCKQNEIEFDYSNDGSQPEDEDIGGFASIAGCLHNLKNHEKQVGTPKEEDLAQWGHHHVPSSVPDRIFQASAGDEVSFVFTNQVDGKLAPIESTIRPKATETDGHANRTNLRKALPQRTILSYKHSKTLPLIVPNRDAEVNSFNLKPLQKPCSKSMRTLEGRTPVSMPPKISFDNQIYSKRVSPACLIDEDGDDNFE
- the LOC140984726 gene encoding protein CHROMATIN REMODELING 25-like isoform X2 encodes the protein MELESEYLSHSDSAESESDYNLTPDDEDEIVRSSPSLDCELKSQNVAALVRGNIEVKRQSLFPRIYSVKDAEASSRMPFKPPSSTGYSDNKELTRKLLARKRFVPWGSTRPVLINITNKFHIPITIEKEDLEESTSLPPGIEPLVLWQPDICKDGDSDLVSIMVDHMLVKYLRPHQREGVQFMFDCVSGILSDANINGCILADDMGLGKTLQSITLCYTLLCQGFSGKPMAKKVIIVTPTSLVSNWEAEIKKWVGERVKLVALCESTREDVISGIDGFTNPFNPLQVLIVSYETFRMHSSKFNQSGSCDLLICDEAHRLKNDQTLTNRGLRYRMILRSSTPWLISQILESWVMLHIFDDIMREPTSTEEVKRFGSERSAELSAKVNQFILRRTNSLLSNHLPPKMVEVVCCKLTTLQAELYNHFIHSKNVKRAISEDTKQSKILAYITALKKLCNHPKLIYDTIKSGSSGASGFEDCLRFFPVEIFSGRTGSWAGGDGIWVELSGKMHVLARLLAQLRQRTDDRIVLVSNYTQTLDLFAQLCRERRYPFLRLDGSTSISKRQKLVNCFNDPSKDEFVFLLSSKAGGCGLNLIGGNRLVLFDPDWNPANDKQAAARVWRDGQKKRVYIYRFLSAGTIEEKVYQRQMSKEGLQKVIQQEHVDSEKGNLVSTEDLRDLFTFQESVSSEIHEKMCCYRCKQNEIEFDYSNDGSQPEDEDIGGFASIAGCLHNLKNHEKQVGTPKEEDLAQWGHHHVPSSVPDRIFQASAGDEVSFVFTNQVDGKLAPIESTIRPKATETDGHANRTNLRKALPQRTILSYKHSKTLPLIVPNRDAEVNSFNLKPLQKPCSKSMRTLEGRTPVSMPPKISFDNQIYSKRVSPACLIDEDGDDNFE
- the LOC140984726 gene encoding protein CHROMATIN REMODELING 25-like isoform X3, which encodes MELESEYLSHSDSAESESDYNLTPDDEDEIVRSSPSLDCELKSQNVAALVRGNIEVKRQSLFPRIYSVKDAEASSRMPFKPPSSTGYSDNKELTRKLLARKRFVPWGSTRPVLINITNKFHIPITIEKEDLEESTSLPPGIEPLVLWQPDICKDGDSDLVSIMVDHMLVKYLRPHQREGVQFMFDCVSGILSDANINGCILADDMGLGKTLQSITLCYTLLCQGFSGKPMAKKVIIVTPTSLVSNWEAEIKKWVGERVKLVALCESTREDVISGIDGFTNPFNPLQVLIVSYETFRMHSSKFNQSGSCDLLICDEAHRLKNDQTLTNRALAALSCKRRVLLSGTPIQNDLEEFYAMVNFTNPGVLGDAAYFRRYYEMPIVSGREPTSTEEVKRFGSERSAELSAKVNQFILRRTNSLLSNHLPPKMVEVVCCKLTTLQAELYNHFIHSKNVKRAISEDTKQSKILAYITALKKLCNHPKLIYDTIKSGSSGASGFEDCLRFFPVEIFSGRTGSWAGGDGIWVELSGKMHVLARLLAQLRQRTDDRIVLVSNYTQTLDLFAQLCRERRYPFLRLDGSTSISKRQKLVNCFNDPSKDEFVFLLSSKAGGCGLNLIGGNRLVLFDPDWNPANDKQAAARVWRDGQKKRVYIYRFLSAGTIEEKVYQRQMSKEGLQKVIQQEHVDSEKGNLVSTEDLRDLFTFQESVSQPEDEDIGGFASIAGCLHNLKNHEKQVGTPKEEDLAQWGHHHVPSSVPDRIFQASAGDEVSFVFTNQVDGKLAPIESTIRPKATETDGHANRTNLRKALPQRTILSYKHSKTLPLIVPNRDAEVNSFNLKPLQKPCSKSMRTLEGRTPVSMPPKISFDNQIYSKRVSPACLIDEDGDDNFE